In Sedimentibacter sp. MB31-C6, one genomic interval encodes:
- the trmL gene encoding tRNA (uridine(34)/cytosine(34)/5-carboxymethylaminomethyluridine(34)-2'-O)-methyltransferase TrmL translates to MSLNIVLFEPEIPQNTGNIARTCAATGSNLHLIKPLGFSVKDKYLKRAGLDYWDLVNITYYDDFQDFIKKTGDEIIFIATTKESRIYTDVNYTDNCYIIFGKETAGLPEYIHQHFINTRIKIPMIENEHARSLNLANSVNIVMYEALRQLSFPNLV, encoded by the coding sequence ATGTCTTTAAATATAGTTTTGTTTGAACCAGAAATACCTCAAAATACAGGAAATATAGCCAGAACTTGTGCTGCTACTGGTTCAAATCTTCATTTAATTAAACCTTTGGGTTTTTCCGTAAAGGACAAGTATTTAAAAAGAGCTGGGCTTGATTACTGGGATTTGGTTAATATAACTTATTATGATGATTTCCAAGATTTTATTAAAAAAACTGGAGATGAAATAATCTTTATAGCTACAACAAAGGAAAGTAGAATTTATACTGATGTAAATTATACTGATAATTGTTACATTATATTTGGAAAAGAAACAGCAGGCTTGCCTGAATATATACATCAACATTTTATTAATACTAGAATTAAAATTCCTATGATTGAAAATGAACACGCTAGGTCGCTGAATCTAGCTAACTCTGTAAATATAGTGATGTATGAAGCTTTAAGACAATTAAGCTTCCCAAATTTAGTGTAA
- a CDS encoding GrdX family protein codes for MIITNNEMVYNKYMDAYDVIFIDGNFRDVLIATRNKIHEGYELLTHPLSSSVKPNETPYKSIIISDNKRNNNFDSIIIIENSIMTYDKFNKDKINYISERIDNDFKLIDLTVLQSALNI; via the coding sequence ATGATAATAACTAATAATGAAATGGTTTACAACAAATATATGGATGCGTATGATGTCATTTTTATTGATGGCAATTTTAGAGATGTCTTAATAGCGACAAGAAATAAAATACATGAAGGATATGAGTTGCTTACCCATCCATTGTCAAGTAGTGTAAAACCTAATGAAACACCGTATAAATCTATAATAATATCTGATAATAAAAGAAATAATAATTTTGATTCAATTATAATTATTGAAAATTCTATTATGACATATGATAAGTTTAATAAGGATAAAATTAACTACATAAGTGAAAGAATTGATAATGATTTTAAGTTGATTGATTTAACTGTGCTTCAAAGCGCATTAAATATATAG
- the grdB gene encoding glycine reductase complex selenoprotein B: protein MIKVVHYINQFFANVGGEEMAHIPAEVREGIVGPGLAFKQAFKDEAEIVATIVCGDSYFNENLEEAKSAILEMVRKYNPDLFIAGPAFNAGRYGVACGTIAKAVNDELGIPVITGMYIENPGVDMFKNSLYIVSTKNSAAGMRDAVKKMAPLALKLAKKEKIGSSFEESYIPNGIRKNFFEKERGSKRAVKMLINKLNGKDFVTEYPMPDFDRVEANPAVKDISKAKIALVTSGGIVPKGNPDHIESSSASKYGKYDIDGVQDLTEETFETAHGGYDPVYANLDADRVLPVDILREFEKEGKIGSLYRYYYTTVGNGTAVKSAKGFAEEIGKELKADKVDAVILTSTUGTCTRCGATMVKEIERAGIPVVHMCTVVPISLTVGANRIVPTIAIPHPLGNPSLTIEEERDIRRNLVGRALRALETEITEQTVFES, encoded by the coding sequence ATGATAAAAGTTGTTCATTATATAAATCAATTCTTTGCTAATGTTGGTGGAGAAGAAATGGCTCACATTCCTGCTGAAGTAAGAGAAGGTATTGTAGGCCCTGGGTTAGCTTTTAAACAAGCTTTTAAGGATGAAGCAGAAATTGTTGCAACAATAGTTTGTGGTGATTCATATTTTAATGAAAATCTTGAAGAAGCAAAGAGTGCTATATTAGAAATGGTAAGAAAATATAATCCTGATTTATTTATTGCAGGACCAGCATTCAATGCAGGTAGATATGGTGTTGCTTGTGGCACTATAGCCAAAGCAGTTAATGATGAATTAGGTATACCAGTAATTACAGGTATGTATATAGAAAATCCTGGTGTAGATATGTTTAAAAACAGTTTATACATAGTTTCTACAAAAAATTCAGCTGCTGGTATGAGAGATGCTGTTAAAAAAATGGCTCCATTAGCATTAAAATTAGCCAAAAAAGAAAAAATAGGATCTTCATTTGAAGAAAGTTATATTCCAAATGGAATAAGAAAAAATTTCTTTGAAAAAGAAAGAGGTTCAAAAAGAGCAGTAAAAATGCTTATTAATAAATTAAATGGAAAAGATTTTGTTACAGAATATCCAATGCCTGATTTTGATAGAGTAGAAGCAAATCCTGCTGTTAAGGATATATCAAAAGCTAAAATAGCATTAGTTACTTCTGGTGGTATAGTACCAAAGGGAAATCCAGATCATATTGAATCATCTAGTGCATCTAAGTATGGTAAGTACGATATTGATGGAGTGCAAGATTTAACAGAAGAAACATTTGAAACTGCACATGGTGGATATGACCCTGTTTATGCTAATTTAGATGCTGACAGAGTATTACCAGTAGATATATTAAGAGAATTTGAAAAAGAAGGTAAAATAGGTAGTTTATATAGATATTATTATACAACAGTTGGTAATGGTACTGCAGTTAAAAGTGCTAAAGGCTTTGCTGAAGAAATTGGTAAAGAATTGAAGGCTGATAAAGTAGATGCAGTTATACTTACTTCAACCTGAGGTACCTGTACACGTTGCGGCGCAACGATGGTAAAAGAAATTGAAAGAGCGGGAATTCCTGTTGTTCATATGTGTACTGTAGTTCCTATTTCGCTAACAGTTGGTGCGAACCGGATAGTTCCAACAATTGCAATTCCACATCCATTAGGGAATCCTTCTTTGACAATTGAAGAAGAAAGAGATATAAGAAGGAATTTAGTTGGAAGAGCATTAAGAGCTTTAGAAACTGAAATAACAGAACAAACAGTTTTTGAGAGTTAG
- the trxA gene encoding thioredoxin TrxA, with translation MLELDKKTFEPEVLQGEGYILVDFYGDGCAPCQSLMPHVIEFSEKYGDKIKFMKLNTTKARRVAIGQKVLGLPVIAIYKDGEKVEELVKEDATPENIEAMINKYI, from the coding sequence ATGTTAGAGTTAGATAAAAAAACCTTTGAGCCTGAGGTATTACAAGGAGAAGGTTATATATTAGTAGATTTTTATGGTGATGGTTGTGCTCCTTGTCAATCTTTAATGCCACATGTAATAGAGTTTTCTGAAAAATATGGTGATAAAATTAAATTTATGAAATTAAATACTACTAAGGCTAGAAGAGTTGCTATAGGACAAAAAGTATTAGGTTTGCCTGTTATTGCAATCTATAAAGACGGAGAAAAAGTAGAAGAATTAGTAAAAGAAGATGCTACTCCAGAAAATATAGAAGCAATGATAAATAAATATATTTAA
- the grdA gene encoding glycine/sarcosine/betaine reductase complex selenoprotein A, producing the protein MSLLKDKKVIIIGDRDGIPGPAIEECVKSAGAEVVFSSTECFVUTAAGAMDLENQKRVKELTEKYGAENIVVVLGAAEGEASGLAAETVTNGDPTYAGPLTGVQLGLSVFHVCEPEVKEEVDESIYDEQISMMEMVLDVDDIVDEMKPIREDYCKYL; encoded by the coding sequence ATGAGCTTATTAAAAGATAAGAAAGTAATTATAATAGGCGACAGAGATGGGATTCCAGGACCAGCCATTGAAGAATGTGTAAAAAGTGCTGGAGCAGAAGTAGTTTTTTCATCTACTGAATGTTTTGTCTGAACTGCCGCAGGAGCAATGGATTTGGAAAATCAGAAAAGGGTTAAAGAGTTAACAGAAAAGTACGGTGCTGAAAACATAGTAGTTGTACTTGGTGCAGCTGAAGGTGAAGCTTCAGGCTTAGCAGCTGAAACTGTTACAAATGGTGACCCTACTTATGCAGGTCCATTGACAGGAGTTCAGTTAGGACTCAGTGTATTTCACGTTTGTGAACCAGAAGTAAAAGAAGAAGTTGACGAATCTATTTATGATGAACAAATCAGCATGATGGAAATGGTATTAGATGTTGATGACATAGTAGATGAAATGAAACCAATTAGAGAAGATTATTGTAAATATTTATAA
- the nth gene encoding endonuclease III: protein MRKADKVYNLLKESYPYAKCGLDYKSPFQLLVSTILSAQATDKSVNKVTMELYKQYPDLDSFLTLSKEEIEISIKKIGLYKNKANNIYNMCRELKEKFNGEVPKNMEDLMSLSGVGRKTASVVLVEAYNIPAFPVDTHVFRVTRRLGIAKENNADKVSEELMSKLAKKKWHLMHHLLITHGRETCIARKPKCNECSISAICNYYKNIKKEI, encoded by the coding sequence ATGAGAAAGGCTGACAAGGTTTATAATCTTTTGAAAGAGTCATATCCTTACGCAAAATGTGGTCTTGATTATAAATCACCTTTTCAATTACTTGTATCAACAATTTTAAGTGCTCAAGCAACGGATAAAAGCGTGAATAAGGTTACTATGGAATTATACAAGCAATACCCTGATTTAGATAGTTTTTTAACATTGTCTAAAGAGGAAATTGAAATTAGTATAAAAAAGATAGGTTTATATAAAAATAAGGCTAATAATATATATAATATGTGTAGGGAATTAAAAGAAAAATTTAATGGTGAAGTTCCAAAAAATATGGAAGATTTAATGTCTCTATCAGGTGTGGGGCGAAAAACTGCAAGTGTTGTTTTAGTAGAAGCATATAATATCCCTGCTTTTCCGGTTGATACTCATGTTTTTAGAGTAACAAGACGTTTAGGTATAGCAAAAGAAAATAACGCTGATAAGGTTTCTGAAGAATTGATGAGCAAACTTGCTAAAAAGAAATGGCATTTGATGCATCATCTATTGATAACTCATGGTAGAGAAACTTGCATTGCACGAAAGCCTAAATGCAATGAATGCTCAATATCGGCAATATGTAATTATTATAAGAATATCAAAAAAGAAATATGA
- a CDS encoding Na/Pi cotransporter family protein: MDIAISLIGGLGLFLFGMNYMGDGLQKAAGNKMKSILAALTKNKVMGVLVGALVTAVIQSSSATTVMVVGFVNAGLMNLNQAVGIIMGANIGTTVTAFIVSLNITKLATFLVGIGVLLHFTAEKKKIKSIADVIIGFGILFIGMNIMKTAMEPLESNPQFTKLMTEFKNPVLGIFVGFIMTAILQSSSATTGLLIALASTGVITFDIAYPVIFGQNMGTCVTAMLSSIGANKTAKKAAVVHLLFNVMGTLLFLIFLKNPVEWVVYEVAPVDITKQIATGHILFNIINVIILFPFSGLLVKASEYIIKGGDDDEEHITKYIDERILATPQIALTQASKEVLHLGNIALKEFDTSIDAFMKNDEDLAYKTFEIEKKVNALNKTILKYLVKLDKVALTDYEKDKVVTLMNAINDIERVGDHADNIGELALYRIENDVSFSEDANKEVIKMFDLTKKVFILSLNALRTLDCDKCDEVVINDKEIDIMYKNLRKNHIERLNDFICEPNSGVIFLDTIGNLERIGDHSSNIAISIMEGINRKLKNNYK, from the coding sequence ATGGATATTGCTATAAGTTTAATAGGTGGATTAGGCCTATTTTTGTTTGGTATGAATTATATGGGAGATGGTCTTCAAAAAGCTGCAGGTAATAAAATGAAAAGTATTTTAGCGGCTTTAACTAAAAATAAAGTAATGGGTGTACTAGTAGGAGCATTGGTTACAGCTGTAATACAAAGCAGTAGTGCTACTACAGTTATGGTAGTAGGTTTTGTTAATGCAGGATTAATGAATTTAAATCAAGCAGTTGGAATTATAATGGGAGCAAATATTGGTACAACTGTAACTGCTTTTATTGTATCACTAAATATTACAAAGTTAGCTACATTTTTAGTCGGTATTGGAGTGCTTTTGCATTTTACTGCTGAAAAGAAAAAAATAAAAAGTATAGCTGATGTAATAATAGGTTTTGGTATTTTATTTATTGGAATGAATATTATGAAAACTGCAATGGAACCATTAGAATCCAATCCTCAATTTACAAAATTAATGACAGAATTCAAAAATCCCGTCTTAGGTATATTTGTTGGTTTTATAATGACTGCAATATTACAAAGCAGTAGTGCCACAACCGGTCTTTTAATAGCTCTTGCATCTACTGGTGTTATTACCTTTGATATTGCATATCCAGTTATTTTCGGTCAAAATATGGGGACTTGTGTAACTGCAATGTTATCAAGTATAGGAGCAAACAAAACTGCTAAAAAAGCTGCTGTGGTACATTTATTATTTAATGTTATGGGAACTTTACTATTTTTGATTTTTTTAAAGAATCCAGTTGAATGGGTTGTTTATGAAGTAGCACCAGTTGATATAACTAAACAAATTGCTACTGGACATATATTATTTAATATTATTAATGTAATAATTTTATTTCCCTTTTCTGGGTTGTTGGTTAAAGCTTCAGAATATATTATTAAAGGCGGGGACGATGACGAAGAGCATATTACAAAGTATATTGATGAGAGAATACTTGCAACTCCACAAATTGCTTTAACACAAGCTTCAAAGGAAGTTTTGCATTTAGGTAACATAGCATTAAAAGAATTTGATACATCGATAGATGCTTTTATGAAAAATGATGAAGATTTAGCTTACAAAACTTTTGAAATAGAAAAGAAAGTAAATGCATTGAATAAAACAATACTAAAATATTTAGTCAAACTTGATAAAGTAGCTCTTACAGATTATGAAAAAGACAAAGTAGTTACTTTAATGAATGCTATTAATGATATAGAAAGGGTTGGAGATCATGCAGACAATATTGGTGAACTTGCTTTGTATAGAATAGAGAATGATGTTTCTTTTTCAGAAGATGCAAATAAAGAAGTAATAAAAATGTTTGACTTAACAAAAAAAGTTTTCATATTATCATTAAATGCATTAAGAACTTTAGATTGCGATAAATGTGACGAAGTAGTAATAAATGATAAAGAAATTGACATAATGTACAAGAATTTAAGGAAAAATCACATTGAGCGTCTGAATGACTTTATTTGTGAGCCTAATTCTGGAGTTATATTTTTAGATACTATAGGAAACCTTGAAAGAATAGGCGATCATTCATCTAATATTGCAATTTCAATAATGGAAGGTATCAATAGAAAATTAAAAAATAATTATAAATAG
- the trxB gene encoding thioredoxin-disulfide reductase has protein sequence MSKVYDVIIIGAGPAGLSAGIYAGRARLSTLIIEKEKDGGQIVLTSEVENYPGCLEGESGPTLVDRMAEQAKHFGAEKVYDEIIEVNLEGKEKVLKGKKGEYLGKTVIVATGATSRPIGCPGEKTFTGKGVSYCATCDGAFFEDFEVYVVGGGDTAVEEALYLTKFARKVSIIHRRNELRAAKSIQDKAKANPKIDFIWDSVVKEIKGDGIVDTMIIENVKTGELTEVKADEDDGTFGIFVFIGYVPKTKIFEDMLELQKGYIVTDENMNTNIEGVYAAGDIRVKSLRQVVTAAADGAIAAVQAEKYLEQ, from the coding sequence ATGAGCAAAGTATATGATGTTATAATAATTGGAGCTGGACCTGCAGGATTATCAGCAGGTATTTATGCAGGAAGAGCAAGATTAAGTACATTAATTATTGAAAAGGAAAAGGATGGAGGACAAATAGTTCTCACATCTGAAGTAGAAAACTATCCAGGTTGCTTAGAAGGTGAATCAGGCCCTACTTTGGTTGATAGAATGGCTGAACAGGCAAAGCATTTTGGTGCAGAGAAGGTTTATGATGAAATAATAGAAGTTAATCTTGAAGGCAAAGAAAAGGTGCTTAAAGGCAAAAAAGGTGAGTATTTAGGAAAAACAGTTATAGTTGCTACTGGAGCAACTTCAAGACCGATAGGTTGTCCAGGAGAAAAAACTTTTACTGGAAAGGGAGTTTCTTATTGTGCAACTTGTGATGGAGCCTTTTTTGAGGATTTTGAAGTATATGTAGTAGGCGGTGGCGATACAGCAGTTGAGGAAGCATTATACTTAACCAAATTTGCGAGAAAAGTATCTATAATTCACAGAAGAAATGAATTGAGAGCAGCAAAATCTATTCAAGATAAAGCAAAAGCAAATCCAAAAATTGATTTTATCTGGGATTCAGTTGTTAAAGAAATTAAAGGCGACGGAATTGTTGATACAATGATTATTGAGAATGTAAAAACTGGTGAATTAACTGAGGTTAAAGCAGATGAAGATGATGGTACATTTGGTATTTTTGTATTTATAGGATATGTTCCGAAAACAAAAATATTTGAGGATATGCTTGAACTTCAAAAAGGTTACATTGTTACTGATGAAAATATGAATACCAATATTGAAGGTGTGTATGCAGCTGGAGATATAAGAGTAAAAAGTTTAAGACAGGTTGTTACTGCAGCAGCTGACGGAGCAATAGCAGCTGTTCAAGCAGAAAAATACTTGGAGCAATAG
- a CDS encoding glycine/sarcosine/betaine reductase component B subunit, with protein sequence MKLELGYILIKDIQFSEESKVENGTLFVNKEEVKALILEDQNFKSAEVELAKPGDSIRIMPVKDVIEPRVKVEGPGGIFPGMVNKVETVGSGKTNVLKGAAVVTTGKIVGFQEGIIDMTGPGSEYTPFSKLNNLVLACEPVDGLKQHEHEKALRFAGYKVALYLGELARNIVPDESETFETPTITEGIKLYPELPRVGYVLMLQSQGLLHDTYVYGVDAKQSLTTMIYPTEIMDGAIVSGNCVSACDKNTTYHHLNNPVIHDLFAEHGKTLNFVGVIITNENVYLADKERSSNWSAKFAELLGLDGVIISQEGFGNPDTDLIMNCKKIEAKGVKTVIITDEYAGRDGSSQSLADADISANAVVTGGNANEVIELPALDKIIGYPEVANVIAGGFDGSLHADGSITAELQVITGATNEMGFNKLSAR encoded by the coding sequence TTGAAATTAGAATTAGGCTACATTTTAATTAAGGATATTCAGTTTTCTGAAGAATCCAAAGTTGAAAACGGAACACTGTTTGTTAACAAAGAAGAAGTTAAAGCATTAATTCTAGAAGACCAAAACTTTAAGTCTGCAGAGGTGGAGCTTGCAAAACCAGGTGACAGCATTCGTATAATGCCTGTTAAAGATGTTATCGAGCCAAGAGTTAAAGTTGAAGGACCTGGAGGGATTTTCCCTGGTATGGTTAACAAAGTAGAAACTGTAGGTTCTGGAAAAACAAATGTTTTAAAGGGTGCAGCAGTTGTTACAACAGGAAAAATTGTAGGTTTTCAAGAAGGTATTATTGATATGACTGGTCCCGGATCAGAATATACACCATTTTCTAAGTTAAATAATTTAGTTTTAGCTTGTGAACCAGTTGATGGCTTAAAACAGCATGAGCATGAAAAAGCCCTTAGATTTGCTGGCTATAAAGTAGCATTGTATCTAGGGGAATTAGCAAGAAATATTGTACCAGATGAATCTGAAACATTTGAGACACCTACTATTACAGAAGGAATTAAATTATATCCAGAACTTCCTAGAGTAGGTTATGTTTTAATGTTACAAAGTCAAGGATTATTACATGATACTTATGTATATGGGGTTGATGCTAAACAATCATTAACTACAATGATATATCCTACTGAAATAATGGATGGTGCTATAGTAAGCGGTAACTGTGTATCAGCTTGTGATAAAAATACTACATATCACCATTTAAATAATCCTGTTATTCATGACTTATTTGCAGAACATGGAAAAACATTGAACTTTGTAGGTGTTATTATTACAAATGAGAATGTATATCTTGCAGATAAAGAAAGATCTTCTAACTGGAGTGCTAAATTTGCAGAACTATTAGGCTTAGATGGAGTAATTATTTCACAAGAAGGGTTTGGTAATCCAGATACAGACTTAATTATGAATTGTAAGAAAATAGAAGCTAAAGGTGTTAAAACTGTTATTATAACAGATGAATATGCTGGTAGGGATGGTTCATCTCAATCATTAGCAGATGCAGATATAAGTGCTAATGCAGTTGTAACTGGTGGAAATGCAAATGAAGTAATTGAACTTCCAGCTTTAGACAAGATAATCGGATATCCAGAAGTTGCTAATGTTATTGCTGGTGGTTTCGATGGAAGTTTACATGCTGATGGTAGTATTACAGCAGAACTTCAGGTTATAACAGGTGCGACTAATGAAATGGGCTTCAATAAACTAAGTGCGAGATAA